In the Primulina eburnea isolate SZY01 unplaced genomic scaffold, ASM2296580v1 ctg739_ERROPOS11973397, whole genome shotgun sequence genome, one interval contains:
- the LOC140822024 gene encoding glucan endo-1,3-beta-D-glucosidase-like, which yields MLKKIRRKVKTIVNEPFKKKPGKKPNTPPAASPPQPSSPTMSPPRTAQITPRSHPFVFPKTYSSVLPDPSLFFASHLLSIPLPTNSFFQNFVLKNGDQPEYIHPYLVKSSQSSLSLCFPSLSDNPAFIYQAFRDDLTISTLNNPNPISTHVVSAFDDLSVTLDFPSNNIRFYLVRGSPFLTCNVMSSAGVSISTVHAILELSPNSSCTKYTIKLNNNQNWLLYSSSPISLSHDLSRITSTMFSGVIRIALLPDSNPRFEAILDRFSSCYPVSGEAVFTKPFCLEYRWEKRGWGDLLMLAHPLHLRLLSGTDCSVTILEDFKYISIDGDLVGVAGDSWVLKSDPVSVTWYSVKGIEDESYPKIIGALVKDVDALNSGTIATSSSYFYGKLIARGARLALIAEEICYLDVIPAIRKFLKDTIEPWLDGTFGANGFLYDAKWGGLVTKQGSTDAGADFGFGTYNDHHYHLGYFVYGIAVLAKIDAAWGRKYRPQAYSLMADFMNLSRRANSNYTRLRCFDIWKLHSWAGGLTEFADGRNQESTSEAVNAYYSAALMGLAYGDSHLISVGSTISAFEIQAAQTWWHVREESNLYPKEFVKDNRVVGVLWSTKRDSGLWFAPAEWKECRLGIQLLPLLPISEALFSDIRFVKELVAWTFPALAREGVGEGWKGFLYALQGIYDKKYALDNIRTLNGFDDGNSLTNLLWWIHSREYEEEGFEKEWKFCWFRHYCH from the coding sequence ATGCTGAAGAAAATTAGACGAAAAGTCAAAACCATCGTCAATGAGCCATTCAAGAAAAAGCCAGGAAAGAAACCAAATACCCCGCCCGCCGCTTCTCCTCCGCAGCCATCTTCCCCCACCATGTCCCCGCCGCGGACCGCTCAAATAACACCACGCTCTCACCCATTTGTCTTCCCTAAAACCTATTCCTCGGTACTCCCTGACCCCTCCTTGTTCTTCGCCTCACACCTCCTCTCCATCCCCTTGCCCACAAActcttttttccaaaattttgtcCTAAAAAATGGCGATCAGCCCGAATACATTCACCCTTATCTGGTCAAATCATCACAATCTTCTCTTTCCCTTTGTTTCCCATCTCTATCCGACAATCCTGCTTTCATTTACCAGGCTTTCAGGGATGATCTCACCATATCCACCTTGAATAACCCCAATCCAATTTCAACCCAcgtggtatctgcctttgatgACCTCAGCGTTACCTTAGACTTCCCCTCCAACAATATTAGGTTCTATCTTGTTAGGGGGAGTCCCTTTTTGACATGTAATGTGATGAGTAGCGCTGGAGTTTCTATTTCTACAGTTCATGCCATTCTTGAATTGTCTCCCAATAGTTCCTGTACTAAATACACCATTAAGCTGAATAACAATCAGAATTGGCTTTTGTATTCGTCTTCGCCAATAAGTTTAAGCCATGACTTAAGTAGGATTACCTCGACAATGTTTTCGGGTGTGATTAGGATCGCGTTGTTGCCTGATTCGAACCCAAGATTTGAAGCCATTCTAGATCGATTCAGTTCTTGTTATCCTGTGAGCGGTGAAGCAGTTTTCACCAAGCCATTTTGTTTAGAATATAGATGGGAAAAGAGAGGTTGGGGGGATTTATTGATGCTTGCGCATCCTCTCCATCTTCGTCTTCTATCGGGTACCGATTGCTCAGTTACCATTTTAGAGGATTTCAAGTATATTAGTATTGATGGCGATCTTGTTGGTGTTGCTGGTGATTCTTGGGTGTTGAAAAGTGATCCTGTGTCTGTAACTTGGTATTCTGTTAAGGGGATCGAGGATGAATCATATCCGAAAATAATTGGAGCTCTGGTTAAAGATGTTGATGCTTTGAATTCGGGTACAATAGCAACTTCCTCTTCTTACTTTTATGGGAAATTGATTGCTAGAGGTGCAAGATTAGCACTTATTGCTGAAGAAATATGTTATCTTGATGTGATTCCGGCTATTAGGAAGTTCTTAAAGGATACGATTGAACCCTGGTTGGATGGGACATTTGGTGCTAATGGATTCTTGTATGATGCGAAATGGGGTGGATTAGTCACTAAACAAGGATCAACGGATGCGGGGgctgattttggatttggaacTTATAATGATCATCACTATCACCTTGGGTATTTTGTGTATGGAATTGCTGTGCTTGCCAAAATTGATGCTGCCTGGGGGAGGAAGTACAGGCCCCAAGCTTATTCACTCATGGCTGATTTTATGAACTTAAGCAGGCGAGCAAACTCAAATTATACCCGTTTGAGGTGTTTCGACATATGGAAATTGCATTCTTGGGCTGGAGGTTTAACCGAATTTGCAGATGGTCGTAACCAAGAAAGCACAAGTGAGGCTGTGAATGCATATTATTCAGCTGCTCTAATGGGATTAGCATATGGAGATAGCCACCTTATTTCAGTTGGATCCACTATATCAGCTTTTGAAATACAGGCAGCACAGACTTGGTGGCATGTGAGAGAGGAGAGCAATTTGTATCCGAAAGAATTTGTGAAAGACAACAGAGTAGTTGGTGTTCTATGGTCTACCAAAAGGGACAGCGGCCTTTGGTTTGCTCCAGCCGAATGGAAGGAGTGTCGACTCGGAATTCAACTCCTGCCTCTACTGCCAATCAGCGAAGCTTTATTCTCGGATATACGTTTCGTAAAAGAGCTTGTGGCGTGGACCTTTCCAGCTCTTGCAAGGGAAGGGGTCGGAGAAGGTTGGAAGGGATTCTTGTATGCACTTCAAGGAATCTATGACAAAAAATACGCATTAGATAATATTCGAACTTTAAATGGTTTTGATGACGGGAACTCATTGACGAATCTTTTATGGTGGATTCATAGTAGAGAGTATGAAGAAGAGGGATTTGAAAAGGAATGGAAATTTTGTTGGTTTCGGCACTATTGTCATTGA
- the LOC140821960 gene encoding UPF0496 protein 1-like translates to MGNQLSLRIGRTSSSRRRPPPRTTTNSNTNAHEMNGNSSSSRHRPPGTTFNPGFNADETDGGSSSSGRPPSRSTSDPNSNTDDADLNSYEAACRDDPDLRSFDSTVQLRTARAINSIAVDLEVRALSLDSLRDVTESLLEMNHEVVQIILRNKTDIWKNEELFDLVNDYFENSLLTLDFCTALDSCLKKAGIVESIINIALKKFEEEHYGEYNGEGPVKNYSKTVEELRRFREAGDPFTQEFFKAFNSVYSKQILMLEKLQTKKKKLDKKLKKLKAWKKVSNVIFVSAFVSVLICSVVAAAVTAPPVVVALAAAAAVPLGSMGKWLNSIWKNCEKDLMRQRELISSMQIGSYIIIKDLDSIRILVEKFRIKIESLLGNAEFVVREDDEVVVIAMKEIRKEVDGFIKTIHDLSHHANKCTQETRMARTLILRRIINHPGSTDQDIGMFS, encoded by the coding sequence ATGGGAAATCAATTGAGCCTCAGAATCGGGCGAACCAGCAGCAGCCGCCGACGGCCGCCTCCCCGAACCACCACCAATTCAAACACAAACGCCCATGAAATGAACGGAAACAGCAGCAGCAGCCGCCACCGCCCTCCTGGAACCACCTTCAATCCGGGTTTCAACGCCGATGAGACCGACGGAGGTAGCAGTAGCAGCGGCCGCCCACCATCTCGATCCACCTCCGATCCAAACTCAAACACCGATGACGCCGATCTGAACTCATACGAAGCAGCGTGTCGAGATGATCCGGATCTACGGAGCTTTGACTCCACTGTCCAACTCCGCACGGCCAGAGCTATCAACTCCATAGCCGTTGACCTCGAGGTTCGCGCTCTTTCCCTAGATTCTCTTCGCGATGTCACCGAGAGTTTACTGGAAATGAATCATGAAGTGGTTCAAATCATTTTGCGAAACAAGACAGACATTTGGAAAAACGAAGAACTCTTCGATTTAGTCAACGATTACTTTGAGAACAGTCTGTTAACCCTAGATTTCTGTACTGCCCTTGATTCTTGTCTCAAAAAAGCCGGGATTGTAGAGTCAATTATCAATATAGCGCTCAAGAAATTCGAAGAAGAACATTATGGCGAGTACAATGGAGAAGGGCCTGTTAAGAATTATTCAAAAACTGTAGAGGAATTGAGGAGATTCAGGGAGGCAGGGGATCCCTTTACGCAGGAGTTCTTTAAGGCATTTAATTCAGTTTACTCGAAACAAATTTTGATGTTAGAGAAGTTGCAGACAAAAAAGAAGAAGCTAGATAAGAAACTAAAGAAATTGAAAGCATGGAAGAAGGTGTCTAATGTGATATTTGTGTCAGCTTTCGTTTCGGTTTTGATTTGCTCAGTGGTGGCTGCAGCTGTCACTGCTCCACCGGTGGTGGTGGCTCTGGCTGCAGCTGCGGCTGTGCCTTTAGGGTCAATGGGAAAATGGCTTAACTCAATTTGGAAAAACTGTGAGAAGGATttgatgaggcagagagagcTCATTAGTTCAATGCAGATTGGGAGTTACATCATCATCAAAGATTTGGACAGCATAAGGATTCTAGTCGAGAAGTTTCGAATCAAGATTGAATCTCTATTGGGAAATGCCGAATTCGTGGTGCGGGAAGATGACGAGGTGGTGGTGATAGCGATGAAGGAGATCAGAAAAGAAGTTGATGGCTTTATCAAGACGATTCATGACTTGAGTCACCATGCAAATAAGTGCACTCAAGAAACGAGGATGGCTAGGACGTTGATTCTACGTAGGATCATTAATCATCCCGGCAGCACGGATCAGGATATTGGTATGTTTTCCTGA
- the LOC140822060 gene encoding uncharacterized protein has translation MDNSHSASYNAGQAKGQAQEKGNQMMDKTANAAQSAKESIQQAGQQVQDKAAGAVDAVKNATGMNK, from the exons ATGGATAACTCCCACAGCGCAAGCTACAACGCCGGCCAGGCCAAAGGGCAGGCACAG GAGAAGGGTAACCAGATGATGGATAAGACGGCAAATGCTGCGCAATCTGCCAAAGAATCCATCCAACAA GCAGGGCAGCAGGTGCAGGACAAGGCAGCAGGTGCAGTCGATGCGGTGAAGAATGCAACTGGCATGAACAAATGA
- the LOC140821742 gene encoding 6-phosphogluconate dehydrogenase, decarboxylating 2-like: MAAQSPKPTRIGLAGLAVMGQNLALNIAEKGFPISVYNRTTSKVDETVERAKLEGNLPVFGFHDPESFVHSIQKPRVIVMLVKAGAPVDQTIKTLSTYMEKGDCIIDGGNEWYENTERREKAMAELGFLYLGMGVSGGEEGARNGPSLMPGGSFEAYKYIEDIIHKVAAQVPDSGPCVAYVGKGGSGNFVKMIHNGIEYGDMQLIAEAYDVLKSVGKLSNEELRDVFYEWNKGELLSFLIEITADIFGVKDDKADGYLVDKVLDKTGMKGTGKWTVQQAAELSVAAPTIEASLDSRFLSGLKEERTEASKVFKAGGFGDILTDQEIDKAKLIHDVRQALYASKICSYAQGMNLIRAKSIEKGWDLKLGELARIWKGGCIIRAIFLDRIKKAYDRNADLANLLVDPEFAQEMIERQSAWRRVVCLAINAGICTPGMSASLAYFDSYRRERLPANLVQAQRDYFGAHTYERTDIPGSFHTEWFKIAKKISN, encoded by the coding sequence ATGGCTGCTCAATCCCCAAAACCAACTAGAATCGGTCTTGCTGGTCTTGCTGTCATGGGGCAAAATCTAGCCCTCAACATTGCTGAAAAAGGATTTCCCATTTCCGTTTACAATCGGACTACATCTAAAGTTGATGAGACTGTTGAAAGAGCAAAACTTGAGGGAAATCTTCCTGTATTTGGCTTCCACGACCCCGAATCATTTGTTCATTCCATCCAAAAACCACGTGTGATTGTCATGCTTGTCAAAGCTGGTGCTCCTGTTGATCAAACCATCAAAACTCTTTCTACTTACATGGAGAAGGGTGATTGTATCATTGATGGTGGAAACGAGTGGTATGAAAATACAGAGAGAAGAGAAAAGGCTATGGCTGAATTAGGTTTTTTGTATCTAGGCATGGGGGTTTCTGGTGGTGAAGAGGGTGCTCGAAACGGGCCATCGCTGATGCCCGGAGGATCCTTCGAAGCCTACAAATATATAGAGGACATCATCCATAAAGTCGCTGCtcaagttcctgatagtggacCCTGTGTGGCATATGTGGGAAAAGGCGGATCTGGTAACTTTGTTAAGATGATTCACAATGGAATCGAGTATGGGGACATGCAACTGATTGCCGAGGCATATGATGTACTGAAATCCGTTGGAAAATTGTCGAACGAGGAGCTACGCGATGTATTTTATGAATGGAACAAAGGGGAGCTTCTAAGTTTCTTGATCGAAATCACTGCTGATATATTTGGAGTTAAGGATGACAAGGCTGACGGTTATTTGGTTGACAAAGTCTTGGATAAAACTGGAATGAAGGGTACTGGGAAATGGACTGTTCAACAGGCTGCTGAATTGTCAGTTGCAGCTCCAACCATCGAAGCATCTCTCGATTCAAGATTCTTGAGTGGGTTGAAAGAGGAACGAACTGAAGCTTCCAAAGTGTTCAAAGCTGGTGGTTTTGGCGACATTCTGACTGATCAAGAAATTGATAAGGCAAAACTGATCCACGATGTTAGGCAAGCTCTATATGCATCTAAAATTTGTAGTTATGCTCAAGGTATGAATCTAATCCGAGCCAAAAGCATCGAGAAAGGATGGGATCTGAAGTTGGGAGAACTTGCTAGGATTTGGAAGGGAGGTTGCATTATTCGCGCAATCTTCTTGGACCGGATCAAGAAAGCCTACGACAGAAATGCCGATCTTGCTAACCTCTTAGTGGACCCCGAGTTTGCTCAAGAAATGATCGAACGACAGTCAGCTTGGAGGCGAGTTGTTTGCCTGGCAATCAATGCAGGCATCTGCACCCCTGGTATGTCTGCTAGTCTTGCTTATTTTGACAGTTACAGGCGGGAGAGGTTGCCTGCTAATTTGGTGCAGGCTCAAAGAGACTACTTTGGTGCTCATACTTATGAAAGGACCGATATTCCGGGATCATTCCACACAGAGTGGTTTAAAATTGCAAAAAAGATAAGTAATTAA